A section of the Microbacterium forte genome encodes:
- a CDS encoding LacI family DNA-binding transcriptional regulator, with amino-acid sequence MEDVAREAGVSGQTVSRVVNARGYVGAATRERVEDAMQRLGYRPNSAARALRSGRFRAIGVIMFSFSSYGNQRTLDAIAVRASQMGYALTLIPVESSARDTVAGAFRRLEEHAVDGIIIVIEAHQLDEAEVEIPDGLPVVLVDSNRGASHPFVDTDQAQGARLATEHLLDLGHRTVWHIAGPAKSYSAERRRESWRRTLESRGVVAPEPLQGDWSAESGYRAGLRLRDDVAVTAVFAANDQMAIGVVRAFREAGRDIPSDVSVVGFDGLPDAAQLWPPLTTVQQHPEKVGALAVDALLAELDGGERIQTPLVGTELVVRESTAPPRV; translated from the coding sequence ATGGAGGACGTGGCGCGAGAGGCCGGCGTCTCCGGGCAGACCGTCTCGAGGGTCGTGAACGCGCGCGGCTACGTCGGCGCCGCCACCAGGGAGCGCGTCGAAGACGCCATGCAACGGCTCGGCTATCGGCCCAACAGCGCGGCCCGCGCCCTGCGCTCGGGCCGATTCCGCGCGATCGGTGTGATCATGTTCTCCTTCAGCTCATACGGCAATCAGCGCACGCTCGATGCGATCGCGGTGCGCGCGTCGCAGATGGGATACGCGTTGACTCTGATCCCCGTGGAGTCCAGCGCTCGTGACACCGTGGCAGGCGCCTTCCGCCGCCTCGAGGAGCATGCGGTCGACGGCATCATCATCGTGATCGAGGCGCACCAGCTCGATGAGGCCGAGGTCGAGATCCCCGACGGGCTGCCCGTCGTGCTGGTCGACTCCAACCGTGGAGCGAGTCATCCCTTCGTCGACACCGACCAGGCGCAGGGCGCGCGGCTCGCGACCGAGCATCTGCTCGACCTCGGACACCGGACCGTCTGGCATATCGCGGGTCCGGCGAAGTCGTACTCCGCCGAACGTCGTCGCGAATCCTGGCGGCGCACCCTCGAATCCCGCGGGGTCGTCGCGCCCGAGCCGCTGCAGGGCGACTGGTCCGCCGAGTCGGGCTACCGTGCGGGGCTCCGGCTGCGTGACGACGTCGCCGTCACTGCGGTCTTCGCCGCGAACGACCAGATGGCGATCGGCGTCGTGCGGGCCTTCCGTGAGGCCGGCCGTGATATTCCGAGCGACGTCAGCGTGGTCGGCTTCGATGGCCTGCCGGATGCCGCGCAGCTGTGGCCGCCCTTGACCACCGTGCAGCAGCATCCTGAGAAGGTCGGCGCGCTCGCGGTCGACGCGCTGCTCGCCGAGCTCGACGGGGGAGAGCGCATCCAGACCCCGCTCGTCGGCACGGAGCTCGTCGTCCGCGAGAGCACGGCGCCGCCTCGCGTCTGA
- a CDS encoding carbohydrate ABC transporter permease, producing the protein MTTQDSAALADHGIRRREKRDWKGWAFVGPFMVVFALVFLTPLAYALYLSFFQEKLIGGTAFVGFDNYVRALTDPQFWEAFGRVVLFLVVQVPIMLVLALAAALALDSARLRGASFFRILIFLPYAVPAVVAVLMWGYIYGDQFGLTSNFNDLLGSDLITPFAREWILVSIGNIVTWQFVGYNMLIFYSSLKTIPTDMYEAASLDGAGAWRTIFSIKIPNVRGALVIATIFSIIGSFQLFNEPNILRPLAPNVITTYFTPNMYAYNLSFAGQQFNYAATIAIIMGVITAVIAYVVQLRGSKSEVR; encoded by the coding sequence ATGACGACTCAAGACTCCGCAGCCCTGGCGGACCACGGCATCCGCCGGCGTGAAAAGCGCGACTGGAAGGGATGGGCCTTCGTCGGCCCGTTCATGGTCGTGTTCGCCCTGGTGTTCCTCACACCGCTCGCCTATGCGCTGTACCTCAGCTTCTTCCAGGAGAAGCTGATCGGCGGCACCGCGTTCGTCGGGTTCGACAACTACGTGCGCGCCCTCACCGACCCGCAGTTCTGGGAGGCGTTCGGCCGCGTCGTGCTGTTCCTCGTCGTGCAGGTGCCGATCATGCTGGTCCTGGCCCTCGCCGCGGCGCTGGCACTCGACAGCGCGCGACTGCGCGGGGCATCCTTCTTCCGCATCCTGATCTTCCTGCCCTATGCGGTGCCCGCCGTCGTGGCGGTGCTCATGTGGGGCTACATCTACGGCGACCAGTTCGGACTGACGTCGAACTTCAACGACCTGCTCGGCAGCGACCTCATCACCCCCTTCGCCCGGGAGTGGATCCTGGTCTCGATCGGCAACATCGTGACGTGGCAGTTCGTCGGCTACAACATGCTGATCTTCTACTCCTCGCTGAAGACGATCCCGACCGACATGTACGAGGCGGCATCGCTCGACGGAGCCGGCGCCTGGCGCACGATCTTCTCGATCAAGATCCCCAACGTCCGCGGCGCCCTCGTGATCGCGACGATCTTCTCGATCATCGGCAGCTTCCAGCTCTTCAACGAGCCCAACATCCTGCGGCCTCTGGCACCGAACGTGATCACGACGTACTTCACACCCAACATGTACGCGTACAACCTCTCGTTCGCCGGACAGCAGTTCAACTACGCCGCGACGATCGCCATCATCATGGGCGTCATCACCGCAGTGATCGCCTACGTCGTGCAACTGCGCGGCTCGAAGTCGGAGGTGCGCTGA